Proteins found in one Salvia splendens isolate huo1 chromosome 10, SspV2, whole genome shotgun sequence genomic segment:
- the LOC121752652 gene encoding uncharacterized protein LOC121752652 produces the protein MEAFNFEDVRVEKANAIAKYRRIQRITSLFRFVELLVFLIVVSRFSVQFAVFLKLSSEYLRGISVVELISPGSVFVIGNAIVIVLFLISRRFSGERSTDFYDEYVEKCRSNSNQIQPPILSKSVEKCRSNNNNQIQQQIWSKSVEKSARTEREVISRTRSANLERVRGEEEHRRDLRRSMSEKCRKRAEEEMSSEEFRQTVEAFIARQQRLLREEEGDDSSMVSFQA, from the coding sequence atggaagcATTCAATTTTGAAGACGTGAGAGTGGAGAAAGCGAACGCTATCGCGAAATACCGCAGGATTCAGAGAATCACGAGCCTTTTCCGATTCGTTGAGCTCCTCGTTTTTCTGATCGTCGTCTCGCGGTTCTCCGTTCAATTCGCGGTTTTTCTCAAGCTTTCCAGCGAGTATCTCCGCGGAATCTCCGTCGTCGAGCTGATCAGCCCTGGATCCGTGTTCGTAATCGGAAACGCGATCGTGATCGTGCTCTTCCTCATATCGCGGCGGTTCTCCGGTGAGAGGAGCACCGATTTCTACGACGAGTACGTGGAGAAATGCCGGAGCAACAGCAATCAGATCCAGCCGCCGATTTTGAGCAAATCGGTGGAGAAATGTCGGAGTAACAACAACAATCAGATCCAGCAGCAGATTTGGAGCAAATCAGTGGAGAAATCAGCTCGCACCGAGAGAGAGGTGATCAGCAGGACTAGATCGGCGAATCTGGAGAGGGTGCGGGGGGAGGAGGAGCACCGCCGCGACTTGAGGCGGAGCATGAGTGAGAAGTGCCGGAAGAGAGCGGAGGAGGAGATGAGCAGCGAAGAGTTCCGGCAGACGGTGGAGGCGTTCATCGCGCGGCAGCAGAGGCTGTTgagggaagaagaaggggatgATTCATCCATGGTTTCGTTTCAAGCTTGA